A single region of the Rhodothermales bacterium genome encodes:
- a CDS encoding T9SS type A sorting domain-containing protein, whose protein sequence is RGDASGDGSVDAIDLVLGIDFVLDRVAPTTAQLASMDVFPFAAPDGALDVRDLTVLAQSIVLGEWPDGALPPQEATAGKQLAAVAGLFEIAPEAIPGGLLFRAVHDEPVRAIQLSFHLEEADALVEVMMEEVARGEAFALVHRIEEAGLVRVLIYRIDGGSFAPGAYPLLRVANVSAVTPSTLRHGLAVSQRLERMPVRLLAFTATGVEEELPGETVVGAPYPNPFVAGERGSLRIPVYVPASGALRVAIYDVLGREVALLHDGAAAAGAHEVEWTGIEQGAALAPGLYLIQARTDGRMTTRPLIVR, encoded by the coding sequence CGAGGCGATGCGAGCGGGGACGGCTCGGTGGATGCCATCGATTTGGTGCTGGGCATTGATTTCGTGCTGGATCGGGTCGCGCCTACGACCGCGCAATTGGCAAGTATGGACGTGTTTCCCTTCGCCGCTCCGGACGGCGCGCTGGACGTGCGCGACCTCACGGTCCTGGCGCAGTCGATCGTGCTGGGTGAGTGGCCAGACGGGGCCTTGCCGCCGCAGGAGGCCACTGCCGGCAAGCAGCTAGCCGCCGTTGCGGGCCTCTTTGAGATCGCCCCGGAGGCCATCCCGGGAGGTCTCCTTTTCCGTGCCGTACACGATGAGCCGGTGCGCGCCATCCAGCTGTCGTTCCACCTCGAGGAGGCCGATGCGCTTGTGGAGGTGATGATGGAAGAGGTGGCCCGCGGCGAAGCTTTCGCGCTGGTGCACCGCATCGAGGAGGCCGGCCTGGTGCGGGTGCTCATCTACCGGATCGACGGGGGATCGTTTGCGCCGGGTGCCTACCCGCTGCTCCGCGTGGCCAACGTATCGGCGGTGACGCCGTCGACCCTGAGGCACGGGCTGGCCGTCAGCCAGCGTCTGGAACGCATGCCAGTGCGGCTGCTGGCCTTTACGGCGACGGGGGTCGAGGAAGAGCTGCCGGGTGAAACCGTAGTCGGCGCGCCGTATCCCAACCCGTTTGTCGCGGGTGAACGCGGGTCGCTACGTATTCCGGTATATGTACCGGCTTCGGGCGCCTTGCGTGTTGCGATTTACGATGTGCTCGGACGCGAGGTCGCTCTTTTGCACGACGGCGCCGCAGCGGCCGGCGCGCACGAGGTCGAATGGACGGGGATCGAGCAGGGTGCGGCGCTGGCTCCGGGGCTGTA